The genomic DNA GgtacagcattatttaaaaatacagaatCAGCTtttaaacataagaaataaaaagtaaatgaaccagtagtttacaaaaaatgaacataacaCGATTGACCTAAAGTTTGTAGTTTTATAAGAAATTAAATTAGATAATGTACTGTGTAGAagaataaatggataaatactcAATACCTTGATGCATGAAGGTTTAAAAAGAAAGGACTAGTCGATTTGTTACATCGTTAATGATGTAGTAAATGACAcaacaagcacattaatagatttaaatagagatAAGCAAATGTAGTttccatggcatcaaaagcctatagcacctccactgttttgttttcaaacacgctttcccttgaccaaaggtatgttaaacattgggaagttggctctttttaGCAAAAACCtatatgtaattttaaacaaggtTTATATATCTTCCTCCTCCGTCTGTTTTCTTCCAGCATGAGATGGTGCAGTGCATGCTGTCCCTGTGCCCGAGTGAGCGCCCTGAGGCGGTGGAGATCACAGATTTACCCCTCTTTGAGGATCTCGAGGTCCCCAGCAGGCTGGTCCTGAGGCAGCGCTCACGCACATACAGCGCCTCGGGGAGCAGACACTGCAGGCAGCCCAGCACCTGAGAGGAGGGGACCAGGTTCACACAAAACCAGTGGCCTGTGACTGCCTCCCTCTTGGTCTCTTGATTTTACACTGCTGACACTGCCCTTCTCTAGAGGACTAGCTCCATGCAGCCTCCTTTTCAGTGGCATCTCAAACCTGGGTTATGGGAGAAACAGGACCAAGTGGAAACAATTTGAGCAACTGGatcaaattgtatttttctaCCCAACTGGAGTTGAATCCTCAGTCCAAACCCAAGTGGTCTAACCATGTTAGAATTTGTTTTTTGGTGGCTGCTTGATACAGAATCTGAACCCCCCCCCCTGCAGCCAAAGAGTCCTTCTGtctctgttaaataaataaatacatttaaaaaaaaacaaaaaaaacaaaaaaaaaactgtacaatatTGTATTTGGTAAAATGTACAAATACTTGGCTTCTGTAAATCAGCTTCTTGGGCAAACATATATAATGACTGTGATCTGAGTTGTGCCACATCAGCCTTGAAGTTACAAGCAGGTGAGCTGACTGTCTCCATATAACCACAATAGCCTTGGTTATAATGTAGTAAAGGTGGTGTAGatttgggggggcgggggggtgctTTGGTGCAGAGTTGAACAAAATGAACATCTCTCTCTCAAACACATCTAAATTTACACATGACTAGTACAGAGGTTACAAAATCCATTACCTGCTTTTTATAGGGAGGATGCCAGGTCTCACTGcctttgaaaaatgtaattagaaaCCTTTCTTAATTTTCTATAAATTGtagtataaataaaatgtaaagcatTCAGACTTTGTTTTACTGATGTCCAGTGCTATCTGCCTACAACAGTGCCCTAAAATGATATTTTTGGACTGATGGTGAGCGCATGGTGGTTGAGATGTGGTCTGTCACTGCCATACTGTACCTTCCCTTTAACAGGTGACAGAACTGTGCGTATTTGAGTTGTTTTTCTGATTCTCTGTCGTGTCCGTTGATCAGATCTTTGGTTCAGCCGTCAACCTGTCGTGTTTTTGTTGGCAAATTTCAAAAgccatgttggatttttttttttttttcatgtataatTTTATAGATGGTGAGACTACTAGAATAGCTAGCCAAAAATCTTTCTTGTGCAAGATACACTCAATAGAATGCTCTTCACAAAAAATGTGATTTGGAAAGCATAGACTGATTGGGATCAAACTGACAAAAGGAAATAGCAATGCAAATAACATTGGAGGTTTTGAAGAAATCTGTCATTTTTCATATTATTTCTGCAGCATTGATGCATTCAGAAAATGCTGTTAATTTTATAAGTTTTCAATATAAAAACCAAACTCTGTCTTAAGTGATTATGTACAACTATGATAAACTACACTAACGTTTCAGCTAAGGCCTTCAGAGAGATGTGTGATGAAGGCATTCACCAGTTATTAAAACGATTAAAGACAAAGTGTAAAAGTGAGAAAACAGAAAACTGTAGAATTTAAAACcaacactgcaaaaaaaataagactgaaataaaacaaggtagtgtaagaattattgcccacactgtgaaacaggtaacacagcaataacgatccatgatgtggtacaggacaaaaaagccagagcattttttggtatgtttttttttttttttttttttcttttttaatcgctcttcctacagtgatttagaggacggATCTCAAACTCCAGTACACTAGAGGGGACATTATgaaaagagctctgaaacagactttaaaaatgtaagtgtcaGATCTGTATACAAATGTAATTTTTGAACTGTAGACTTCTGTTATCCATTCATTGCATACTTTGGCCAGTAGAGGGAACTGTTGTGAGATATAATTGCCTTGGCTTAAAAGGACTGATTTTGTTGCAATTTCAttttttacttctgtttttttttttcatacttgtAAATTATGATTGGCtacttttttgtatatttttatgaaatggcaagttttaaaaatactgtactattttaATGCAGTTTTCTGTTGTAATTGGAGATAAAGAGGTGAAATGATACTGGATCATTAAGAACAAGTATAAGAAAATTATGGACCTGCAAGAATTTTAAAGGATTTGGTCCTATTTTTATATAGAGCTGCATGACATGTTCAAGAAGGCCTAGGAAGATGGATGCCCTGCCTATAGCACCTATGCCTCCTGTtcattggtatatatatatatatatatatatgtgtgtgtatatatatatatatatatatatatatatgtatatatatacacatttattttatatatatatatatatatatatatatatatatatatatatatatatatatatatatataaaataaatgaagaaagTCTTTATTACAGTTCAGCTTGTAGATTTTATTGTACTTGTATTTTTAAGCAAAGTATTTAAATGTGTATAGTATTTTGCTCCCTGGATCTGTAAGTATTCAAGGGTATGGTTCATTCCCAGATAACTGAAGATACAGCTTGAATTGCTGAAAGAATTTGGTGTTCTTGGACAGTTTTTTTTCTGACCCGTGAAGAGACGATATCCATCCGTTACAAAGAATACCAAACAAAGTGTCTGTTCTGCATCCATGTAAATTAGTTTTTAAGCACAATCTATGGTTTCTGCCTTTTTGTTAGtatgtaaatatactgtataggtTTGCTTTTATTTATGTTGATGCTTAATCAATCCATTTGGGTTGTGGTATGAAATAATGCACTTGTTGCAATAATTGACAAGTGCATTGAAATATTGTGACTTCTAAGTGAAgtctaaataatttaataaaactgcgctatgacatttttaaaattctGGCTTCTTGTTTTTTATTGGATTTTAAAGTTCAGTAAATTATTTGAATGAAGATAATATTCTCTTGGATAGCATTCTAACATGTTACATACAAATATtagtgtgttttttgggggtttttttgtataatgtattacatcaACTTATTTTCATTAAATTATTGCAAGGAACTTGAACCATACAGCAGGTCTGGCATGGTGCATGATTACTGTTGTATTTCAGGGATTTTCCTTTATAAACAATTTGTTGAATTACATTGTACATTTTGCTAAGtctttaaacatttgttttacgCAGTAGTGTATATATCTACTTATTTCAGAGAAATGGGCAATGTGTGTAATTCCTTATCGAacagacaaggtcaactaccaaggcTTCTGAGAGACGAAATGCAAACTTTGTTTATTTGCTTTTCCTCAATTGAAAACCAAACTACATAATACCCACGGGTCCTTGGCTGCTTGCTAAAGAGCCCTTCTCTCCCACAGCCTACACCCTCCTAGTTTAATGTGGGGGTGTAGTTCAGGatgtttctgtgttcttgtaTGCCCTTGTCTTTTTCTAGAGCCATGTGTCTTCAGATCATTTTTGTGTCCTGAAGTCAAGCAACAAAAAGGAAGCCTGATGATCTAATGTAATTTGTGGTTTCCAGCTTTTACATGTGTCATTTTACTGTTTATTACATCAAATGCAGAAAAGCTAAAGTAATGCACCTGTCCAAATGCTCTCAATTACACCATCAATAAAGGAAGTGAATAATATAGCCAGCTACCAGAATTCATTACACTGGTTAGAACGTGTACGGTAACTGGAGCTGTCTATTTATTGCAGGTTAGATGAAGTGCTAGCTGTAGATTTGTGTTTTTTCATAAGCTAGTAACATATTGTTATCTCCGTTTCAAAATAACTCATGTATTTCCTGTTAAAATaagtacaattaaaataataaaatgtacaagTCCTCCACTTGTACATCCAGGCCACATGAACATTTTAATATAATCTATTTACATTTATACAGTCGATGTACAGAaagtttcatttttaatgtgtTGAAACCAACTAAACATCTCCAATATCCTGAAACCTGCTGATCAGGTGCGTGGAGTGTGAACAGGTAAGAATCCTGTAACCCCCCCACCCATGAAAAGGGACCTGGGTGCTGCATGAAGAGTGCAGTGCTGATGGTTTGATAAAGACAAAGTAACTGTTCAGATTCAGTTAttgcatcattttaaaaagttgctCTGACAGTGCTAGCCCCGAGCCTGCAGGAGTAGCAGGGGCTGTTAGAAAACATTCTCACATCCAGGAGATTACTGTGTATCCACAATATATTAAAGCACTCACTTTGGTTCCTGTCTCTTTATTACCCTTTGTTGCTACCTCTCTCTAtaagcactgtttaaaaaaaaaaaagtaatgatttACTGTTCCTATTTAAGCTTTCAACAATGAAGTAGTATTTTTATTAACTAAGCATATGCAGATAACTGCTTGTAAGTGAATGAATCTCCAAAAGGTTCCCCACGTGCTCTTCGCTCACTCCTTGTGCAGCCTCTGAGAGCAGTAGTGAGTGTGTCTGTCGGTTCATTGCTTGGACTTGCTCTTCAGAGCCCCCCTGCTGGACAGGATGGTGGCCTTCACGCTGTACTCGGGGTCCTGGGCTGTGCGGGAGAAGGTCACGATGGAGACCATGTCCTCCCCGATGTCCACCTGGGACCTCCAGCGCTGGCAGATCAGCAGCTTCTTGAGCGCCCTCTGGAAGTCCCGGTTCAGGAAGGCGTACAGCATGGGGTTGATGGTGGAGTTGCAGTAGCCCAGCCAGGTAATGACCTTAAAGATGCAGGTGATGACAGGGCTGTCGCTGCCGGAGCCCTTGGCAGCGATCCACACGTTGAGCACGAAGTAGGGCAGCCAGCACATGATGAAGATAGAGATGATGATGCTCATGGTGCGTGTGGCCTTGTTCTCCAGCTGCAGGTTGTTGGGACGCTTGCTGTCGGGGTGGTAGTGCAGGTCCAGGGTCTGGGCCATGATGCGTGTAGCTTTCAGGCGGGATGCGCGGTAGATGAAAAAGTACATGGTGCACATGATCAGGAACGGGATGTAGAAAGCCAAGGCAGACGCCACGATAGCGAACATCCAGTTGGTGACAAAAATGCAGTCGGTACCCGAGTCAAAGTCTACTCCCGGGATTTCGTTCCAGCCCTGCATGACCGGCAGGAATGAGATTAATGAGGAATAGACCCAGATTGTGACTGTCATGATGATGCATCTGGAGGAAAAACAGGAAGGAATGTACTGAGAATACAATTTATGATGTGTGCTAAGTATTACTGACTGGGGAAAACAAGGAAGTTAAACAAAGAATTCTAACAAACTTTGGGTCATATCAATTTAAGAACTGTAACTATTTCATCATTAATGCATGCTTTGTTAACAGAGGGTTCAAAGACATCCCATGATTTGCACTGAGAGTGAGAATGAGTAATCCAGAAATCGGTGAATTATGACTGTGATGTCAGAAGTGTGAACGATACCTTTTTTGCAATGACCAGCGTACGATAGTATTTCTGGCTAACTGTAAAAGCCCAGGTTTGTTTATGGGATGCTTTGGTGAAGATGGAGTTTTACCCCAGGTttcttaattgattttatttacaatacaaaaatagcTCTTGAAAaactacatttaaacaaaatgctgTTTAATCCTATAGAGTATCAACTGTGTCTGCATAGCTGATTATGCTGGTAAGAGAATTCAAGGGCTCAAATCCCTGGAAATCTGGGGGCTACTCCCTTctaaaagttcaccacagtatATTTGTACAGTAATTAGTTTAGTTTTCACCTGCTTTTCCCGTGGTTATATTATTAATTTACCAGAATTtcccatagtttgccatgttttttaatatgcgttaccatacctctttaaaatgactgcttttactatgggactcCTGTATAAGGGCTATACCCCAGCAAGACTGGTAAGGAGTAAGTAGGGAGTATGCTGTGTTCCATGTATTTCACAGGGTTCAggacatttatgtatttgttctattgagctttgagaatctggtgTAGTATAAAATATTTCCTAAGTAGCTCTGTTGCATTCTGATTGATTTTCCATCCCTTTGCTACTTGAAGGGAAACTATGTAAATGATTGCATCAGCAGCAATCACTTCTGCTTCATGACAGGAGATATTTAAATATGGAACCTGCTGTATGAGAGAGCCATTGGCAACAACTGTGCTGCTGTCGTCAGATATGGTTGTTTACAGCCATCCATAAACATAGCGCTCCATGCACAAGGGGTGTTATATTCATATAAGAAGTAAAATGTATGGaaaagatatacagtactgtgcaaaagttttaggcaggtgtgaaaaaatgctgtaaagtttttttttgccttcaaaacagcatcaattcttctaggtacacttgcacaaagtcagggattttgtaggcatatagtcaggtgtatgattaaacaattataccatacaggtgctaatgatcatcaattcaatatgtaggttgaaacacaatcattaactgaaacagaaacagctgtgtaggaggaataaaactggctgaggaacagccaaactcagctaacaaggtgaggttgctgaagacagtttactgtcaaaagtcatacaccatggcaagactgagcacagcaacaagacacaaggtagttatactgcatcagcaagttctctcccaggcagaaatttcaaggcagacaggggtttccagatgtgctgtccaagctcttttgaagaagcacaaagaaacgggcaacgttgaggaccgtagacgcagtggtcggccaaggaaacttactgcagcagatgaaagacacatcatgcttacttcccttcgcaatcggaagatgtccagcagtgccatcagctcagaattggcagaaaacagtgggaccctggtacacccatctactgtccggagaagtctggtcagaagtggccttcatggaagacttgcggccaaaaagccatacctccgacgtggaaacaaggccaagcgactcaactatgcacgaaaacacaggaactggggtgcagaaaaatggcagcaggtgctctggactgatgagtcaaaatttgaaatatttggctgtagcagaaggcagtttgttcgccgaagggctggagagcggtacacgaatgagtgtctgcaggcaacagtgaagcatggtggaggttccttgcaagtttggggctgcatttctgcaaatggagttggggatttggtcagaattaatggtctcctcaatgctgagaagtacaggcagatacttatccatcatgcaataccatcagggaggtatctgattggccccaaatttattctgcagcatgacaacgaccccaaacatacagcgaaagtcattaagaactctcttcagcgtaaagaacaaggagtcctggaagtgatggtatgggtcccacagagccctgatctcaacatcattgagtctgtctgggattacatgaagagagagaagcaactgaggctgcctaaatccacagaagaactgcggttagttctccaagatgtttgggccaacctacctgccgcgTTCCTTCAAAaattgtgtgcaagtgtacctagaagaattgatgctgttttgaaggcaaagggtggtcacaccaaatattgatttgatgtagatttttcttctttctcactttgcattttgttaattgataaatataaactattaacatgtctatttttgaaagcattcttactttacagcattttttcacacctgcctaaaacttttgcatatatgcatatatatatatatatatatatatatatatatatatatatatatatatatatatatttttttgctttagtAACGTGCTGTAATTTGGAACTGCAATGCGCCCAGTCATTCTGGTGATGCATTTTAATAAATGCAAGGTAGATCATGCACAATAATTTAGGCTGTAGCACTGAATATGAAAGTTGCTCAACAATTTCATTTCGATCATTTACTGTTAGGCTATATGTTACTGAATAAAGGATCACACATATTTATTTCTCACAGTCCACTTGGTTGCTGACAGTTCCGCTGccttactgtaaataaaacactggTGTATGTTTGTATCCCTGGGAACTGAAGTCACCCTCTCCCAGTCAATACGGCGCCCAGCTGGGATACAAACCTGCGTCGTGACATCCTCCTGGGGTAGTGGTGGGGCGTGACGACAGAGCAGTATCGATCCAGGCTGATGAAGCACAGTGTAACGATGGACGCCGTGCAGAACAGCACGTCAAATGAGATCCACATCTTGCAGAACTGCTTCCCGAACAGCCACATCCCCGTCACCTCATAAATAATACTGGGGGGGACATGATGAGAGAGGTTAGCGGTGTTCACAGAACTTTAAATCCCGAGTAAGTGAAACGTTGACTGTGGAGCTGTAGAAAGTTGTGGTGAAGGTGTCCGAATGAACAATAGTTTCATTTTGAAGCTCTTTAAGGACAGTATAATTCACACTAaacattttttcccccccacagGTCACCTACTGAATTAAACATAGAAATCAGTGACAGTTAAACTAAATCCCTTTTTTACTTtctatacaaaatacaataaaaaggttTCACATTATATTACGTATTTCACGATAATACATTCAACACAGTGAATAGAGCTGAGCAAACAAGGCACTAAAAAAGCTCTCAAGCAGGCTGAAGTCATTCCCTTGCTACTGCTTCTCTGAGATAACCTTGTTATGCTAGGCTTACAGCTTACAAATCAGAATAAAAATGCACCAGTCAAGCTGAACCCTTAAGCCTGCCTGCCAGATCTGAATCCTGTTCTCAGAGCGGTCTTGAAATTCTTCCCCAtttgcagtgttgtgtttttagACAATGTTTTACATCAGAGTGAGGGGTGTTAAAAAGTGGTGACTTGTGCAGCTGGAGTGACTAACTCAGCATTGCTTGCAGGCAGCTGACCGATAGTTTCTTATTTTGCCTGGACCACTTAAATGAACAATAAACGCTCCATTTTTTTGCAGTTTGCTTCcttgttgttttgtatacttCCAATCAGTCACTGATGTTCTGCCCAGTTAAATACCTGTGCGGAAGAGAATTAGAGGTCCCTGGCCTTTATTGAGGGTGGTGCAGTCGAAACATACAATTGATCATTTAACCtcttgtttgattaataactaCATTTCAGTAATGCACTAGATCAAGGATGCATAGATGCAACAATCAAGcgatattcttcaaaataaattcacAGTCTGAATAAGGATGCTTGGCTTGGCACAAGCTTTTCACTAAAAGCAGGTGAAAAAATACTGCCaagaaacaaatgcaaattaaaaaaccTGTCATATGCTACTCTACCATCAACAGACTACAACAAACCTTGGAAGAGAGAGAATTAAGTGCAAAtgtaaacaagctttttttttttttttacattgtgaagcCAATATAAATGAAGCACGAGACCAACATTTCTGATTTGTTTGATTTAAGATGCTAAAACATCTGAACTGGTAACATGGCTTTCACTTCTGTCCTCCATCTACTGCATTTGTTTAAAACAGTGAATGTCCTGGTGTGACGTCACTCACGTGCGCTCTTCTGGGTAGAGGTCTCGAAGGTTTTTGAAAATGGTCTAACCACAAATTTGTCTTTTTTCCTTAAGTAACGAATGTGAATGAAATTTTCAGGACATGTATAGAAAGTTTAGCTGCACTCAACA from Acipenser ruthenus chromosome 2, fAciRut3.2 maternal haplotype, whole genome shotgun sequence includes the following:
- the LOC117408309 gene encoding octopamine receptor-like; its protein translation is MLRDRNMSNVSGALSMAVEGGNSSRGALQVSPPQVAVGVLLTLIDLVTFLGNTVVFICPLVERRLRTVTYMFIMSLAMADLLVACLVMPFSIIYEVTGMWLFGKQFCKMWISFDVLFCTASIVTLCFISLDRYCSVVTPHHYPRRMSRRRCIIMTVTIWVYSSLISFLPVMQGWNEIPGVDFDSGTDCIFVTNWMFAIVASALAFYIPFLIMCTMYFFIYRASRLKATRIMAQTLDLHYHPDSKRPNNLQLENKATRTMSIIISIFIMCWLPYFVLNVWIAAKGSGSDSPVITCIFKVITWLGYCNSTINPMLYAFLNRDFQRALKKLLICQRWRSQVDIGEDMVSIVTFSRTAQDPEYSVKATILSSRGALKSKSKQ